One genomic segment of Streptomyces niveus includes these proteins:
- a CDS encoding aspartate aminotransferase family protein, with the protein MSLPATDLHGRHRAVLPDWLALYYRRPIELTHGEGRHVWDAEGNRYLDFFGGILTTMTAHALPEVTKAVAEQAGRIIHSSTLYLNRPMVEFAERVAALSGIPDARVFVTTSGTEANDTALLLATAYRRSNQILAMRNSYHGRSFSAVSITGNSGWSPTSLSPLQTLYVHGGVRTRGPYAHLSDTDFIAACVADLEDLLGHVRVPAALIAEPIQGVGGFTSPPDGLYAAFREVLDRHGILWISDEVQTGWGRTGEHFWGWQAHAENGPPDILTFAKGIGNGMSIGGVVARAEIMNCLDANSISTFGGSPVTMAAGVANLAYLLDHDLPGNARRVGGLLIERLRAAGAGVPAVREVRGRGLMIGIELVKPGTDEANPEAAAAVTEAAREGGLLIGKGGGHDTSVLRIAPPLSLTVAEAEEGAAILERALDSV; encoded by the coding sequence GTGAGCCTGCCCGCCACCGACCTGCACGGCCGGCACCGCGCCGTCCTGCCCGACTGGCTGGCCCTCTACTACCGGCGTCCCATCGAACTCACCCACGGCGAGGGCCGTCACGTCTGGGACGCCGAGGGCAACCGCTACCTCGACTTCTTCGGCGGCATCCTCACCACCATGACCGCCCACGCCCTCCCCGAGGTCACCAAGGCGGTCGCCGAGCAGGCCGGACGGATCATCCACTCGTCCACGCTCTATCTCAACCGCCCGATGGTGGAGTTCGCCGAGCGCGTCGCCGCCCTCTCCGGCATCCCGGACGCGCGGGTCTTCGTCACCACCTCCGGTACCGAGGCCAACGACACGGCCCTGCTGCTCGCGACCGCCTACCGCCGCTCCAACCAGATCCTCGCGATGCGCAACAGCTACCACGGCCGGTCCTTCTCCGCCGTGTCCATCACCGGCAACAGCGGCTGGTCCCCGACGAGCCTCTCGCCGCTCCAGACGCTGTACGTGCATGGCGGCGTCCGCACCCGGGGCCCGTACGCGCATCTGTCCGACACGGACTTCATCGCCGCGTGCGTCGCCGACCTGGAGGACCTGCTCGGACACGTCCGCGTGCCCGCCGCGCTGATCGCCGAGCCGATCCAGGGCGTCGGCGGATTCACCTCACCGCCGGACGGTCTGTACGCCGCGTTCCGTGAAGTCCTCGACCGGCACGGCATCCTGTGGATCAGCGACGAGGTGCAGACCGGCTGGGGCCGCACCGGTGAGCACTTCTGGGGCTGGCAGGCGCACGCCGAGAACGGCCCGCCGGACATCCTCACCTTCGCCAAGGGCATCGGCAACGGCATGTCCATCGGCGGTGTCGTCGCCCGCGCCGAGATCATGAACTGCCTTGACGCCAACTCCATTTCGACCTTCGGCGGCAGCCCGGTCACGATGGCGGCCGGCGTGGCCAATCTCGCGTACCTCCTGGACCACGACCTCCCCGGCAACGCCCGCCGCGTCGGCGGCCTGCTGATCGAGCGGCTGCGCGCCGCGGGCGCCGGAGTCCCCGCCGTACGGGAGGTGCGCGGCCGGGGCCTGATGATCGGCATCGAACTCGTGAAGCCGGGCACCGACGAGGCGAACCCGGAGGCCGCCGCGGCGGTCACCGAGGCGGCACGCGAGGGCGGCCTGCTGATCGGCAAGGGCGGCGGGCACGACACCAGCGTGCTGCGCATCGCCCCGCCGCTGTCCCTCACGGTCGCGGAGGCCGAGGAGGGCGCGGCGATCCTCGAACGCGCCCTGGACAGCGTCTAG
- a CDS encoding helix-turn-helix domain-containing protein yields MVRTPLTPEERERGERLGALLREARGPRSMVEIAAVSGLSPETLRKIETGRAPTPAFFTVAALAGALGLSMDEIATACSPMPA; encoded by the coding sequence ATGGTACGCACCCCACTGACCCCGGAAGAGCGCGAGCGCGGCGAGCGGCTCGGCGCCCTGCTCCGCGAGGCGCGCGGTCCGCGCAGCATGGTCGAGATCGCCGCCGTCTCCGGGCTCTCGCCCGAGACGCTGCGCAAGATCGAGACCGGCCGCGCCCCGACACCCGCCTTCTTCACGGTCGCGGCGCTGGCCGGGGCGCTGGGGCTGTCGATGGACGAGATCGCGACGGCCTGCTCGCCGATGCCGGCCTGA
- the ggt gene encoding gamma-glutamyltransferase, with protein MRRPAARTTRNVSIVALAAAMLSVGAAAPPTEAPAKAPTKTPAKTPFAVGYGGAVSSVDKDASAAGIEVLRRGGNAVDAAVATAAALGVTEPYSAGIGGGGYFVYYDAASRSVHTIDGRETAPKSADATLFQEDGKPIPFAEGMTSGLGVGTPGTPATWERALDSWGSRSLRQMLAPAERLAKDGFTVDETFRSQTASNQARFADFPASAELFLPGGELPVTGSVFKNPDLARTYAELGKRGTDALYRGDLARDIVRTVRTPPVDPDATRKVRAGDLTTGDLAAYRTKRQAPTKISYRGLDVYGMAPSSSGGTSVGEALNILENTDLKRASQQQYLHRFIEASRIAFADRGRWLGDPAFEDVPTKGLLSQRFADSRECLIKDDVALKSPLAPGDPANPVACAPGGTAAPTTYEGENTTHLTAADKWGNVVAYTLTIESTGGSGITVPGRGFLLNNELTDFSFAAANPAVHDPNLPGPGKRPRSSMSPTIVLDERDRPLVALGSPGGATIITTVIQTLTGHLDRGLPLVDAIAAPRASQRNSATTELEPALYDSPLRGQLEALGHAFTKNPEIGAATGVQRLPDGRWVAAAEKDRRGGGSAMVVHPANRP; from the coding sequence CGTCGGCTACGGCGGAGCCGTGTCGAGCGTCGACAAGGACGCGTCCGCCGCGGGCATCGAGGTGCTGAGGCGCGGCGGCAACGCCGTGGACGCGGCGGTGGCCACCGCCGCCGCGCTCGGTGTCACCGAGCCCTACTCGGCCGGTATCGGCGGAGGCGGCTACTTCGTCTACTACGACGCCGCGTCCCGCTCCGTCCACACCATCGACGGCCGCGAGACCGCGCCCAAGTCCGCCGACGCCACCCTCTTCCAGGAGGACGGCAAGCCGATCCCCTTCGCCGAGGGCATGACGAGCGGACTCGGCGTCGGTACGCCCGGCACCCCGGCCACCTGGGAGCGGGCGCTCGACTCCTGGGGCAGCAGGTCGCTGCGGCAGATGCTGGCGCCCGCCGAGCGGCTGGCGAAGGACGGCTTCACCGTCGACGAGACATTCCGCTCCCAGACCGCGTCGAACCAGGCCCGGTTCGCCGACTTCCCGGCCTCCGCCGAGCTGTTCCTGCCCGGCGGCGAACTGCCGGTGACCGGTTCGGTGTTCAAGAACCCCGACCTTGCCCGTACGTACGCGGAACTGGGCAAGCGGGGCACCGACGCGCTCTACCGGGGCGACCTCGCCCGCGACATCGTCCGCACCGTCCGCACCCCGCCCGTCGACCCGGACGCCACCCGCAAGGTCCGGGCGGGCGATCTGACGACCGGCGACCTGGCCGCGTACCGGACCAAGCGGCAGGCGCCGACGAAGATCTCCTACCGAGGGCTCGACGTCTACGGCATGGCGCCGTCGTCCTCCGGCGGTACGAGCGTCGGTGAGGCGCTCAACATCCTTGAGAACACCGATCTGAAGCGGGCCTCGCAGCAGCAGTATCTGCACCGCTTCATCGAGGCGAGCCGCATCGCCTTCGCCGACCGGGGGCGCTGGCTCGGCGACCCGGCCTTCGAGGACGTCCCCACGAAGGGGCTGTTGTCGCAGCGCTTCGCGGACTCGCGCGAATGCCTCATCAAGGACGACGTGGCGCTCAAGAGCCCGCTCGCGCCCGGTGACCCGGCGAACCCCGTGGCGTGCGCGCCGGGCGGTACGGCGGCGCCGACGACGTACGAGGGGGAGAACACCACCCATCTGACGGCCGCCGACAAGTGGGGCAACGTCGTCGCCTACACGCTGACCATCGAGTCGACGGGCGGCAGCGGCATCACCGTGCCCGGCCGGGGCTTCCTCCTCAACAACGAGCTGACGGACTTCTCGTTCGCCGCCGCGAACCCGGCCGTCCACGACCCGAACCTGCCCGGCCCCGGCAAGCGGCCGAGGTCGTCCATGTCCCCGACGATCGTGCTCGACGAACGCGACCGGCCGCTCGTGGCGCTCGGCTCACCCGGCGGCGCGACCATCATCACGACCGTCATCCAGACGCTCACCGGCCATCTGGACCGGGGTCTGCCGCTGGTCGACGCGATCGCCGCGCCCCGCGCCAGCCAGCGCAACTCCGCGACGACGGAGCTGGAGCCGGCTCTCTACGACAGCCCGCTGCGCGGCCAACTCGAGGCACTGGGGCACGCGTTCACCAAGAACCCGGAGATCGGCGCGGCGACGGGCGTCCAGCGGCTGCCCGACGGCCGCTGGGTGGCGGCGGCGGAGAAGGACCGCAGGGGCGGCGGCTCCGCGATGGTGGTCCACCCGGCGAACCGGCCCTGA
- the hydA gene encoding dihydropyrimidinase produces the protein MSKRTLVRGGLVITAADEVHADVLTEDGRIVALAANGSDVAASWTADRVIDATDKYVIPGGVDGHTHMEMPFGGTFAADTFETGTRAAAWGGTTTIVDFAIQSPGQALREGLDAWYAKADGNCAIDYGFHMILADVNEDSLKEMDLLVQEGITSFKLFMAYPGVFYSDDGKILRAMQRASHNGGLIMMHAENGIAIDVLVEQALAAGRTDPRHHGEVRKVLLEAEATHRAIQLARVADAPLYVVHVSAEEAVAELAAARDMGLPVFGETCPQYLFLSTDNLAEPDFEGAKYVCSTPLRPREHQSALWRGLRTNDLQVVSTDHCPFCFNGQKEMGRGDFSKIPNGLPGVEHRMDLLHQAVVDGHITRRRWIEIACASPARMFGLYPKKGTIAPGADADIVIYDPHAEQTLSARTHHMDVDYSVYEGKRITGQVETVLSRGEVVIDGRKYTGRPGHGSYTPRSTCQYLT, from the coding sequence ATGAGTAAACGCACGCTCGTCCGCGGCGGTCTGGTCATCACCGCCGCCGACGAGGTCCACGCCGATGTGCTGACCGAGGACGGCCGTATCGTCGCGCTCGCCGCCAACGGCTCCGACGTCGCCGCGAGTTGGACCGCGGACCGGGTCATCGACGCCACCGACAAGTACGTCATCCCCGGCGGCGTCGACGGCCATACGCACATGGAGATGCCGTTCGGCGGGACCTTCGCCGCCGACACCTTCGAGACCGGCACCCGCGCCGCCGCCTGGGGCGGCACCACCACCATCGTGGACTTCGCCATCCAGTCACCCGGCCAGGCGCTGCGTGAAGGGCTCGACGCCTGGTACGCCAAGGCGGACGGCAACTGCGCCATCGACTACGGCTTCCATATGATCCTCGCCGACGTCAACGAGGACTCCCTCAAGGAGATGGACCTCCTCGTCCAGGAGGGCATCACCTCCTTCAAGCTGTTCATGGCCTACCCCGGTGTGTTCTACAGCGACGACGGCAAGATCCTGCGCGCCATGCAACGGGCCTCCCACAACGGGGGGTTGATCATGATGCACGCCGAGAACGGCATCGCGATCGACGTCCTCGTCGAGCAGGCCCTCGCCGCCGGACGCACCGACCCCCGCCACCACGGCGAGGTGCGCAAGGTGCTGCTGGAGGCCGAGGCGACACACCGCGCGATCCAGCTCGCCCGCGTCGCCGACGCGCCCCTGTACGTCGTGCACGTGTCCGCCGAGGAGGCCGTCGCCGAGCTGGCCGCCGCCCGCGACATGGGACTTCCGGTCTTCGGCGAGACCTGCCCGCAGTACCTCTTCCTGTCCACGGACAATCTCGCCGAGCCGGACTTCGAGGGCGCCAAGTACGTCTGCTCGACCCCGCTTCGGCCCCGCGAACACCAGTCCGCCCTCTGGCGCGGGCTGCGCACCAACGACCTCCAGGTCGTCTCCACCGACCACTGCCCGTTCTGCTTCAACGGGCAGAAGGAGATGGGCCGAGGCGACTTCTCCAAGATCCCCAACGGACTGCCGGGCGTCGAGCACCGGATGGATCTCCTCCATCAGGCCGTCGTCGACGGGCACATCACCCGGCGCCGCTGGATCGAGATCGCCTGCGCGAGCCCGGCCAGGATGTTCGGCCTGTATCCCAAGAAGGGCACCATCGCGCCGGGCGCCGACGCCGACATCGTCATCTACGACCCGCACGCGGAACAGACCCTGTCCGCCCGGACGCACCACATGGACGTCGACTACTCGGTGTACGAGGGCAAGCGGATCACCGGACAGGTCGAGACCGTGCTGTCGCGCGGCGAGGTCGTCATCGACGGCCGCAAGTACACCGGGCGTCCGGGGCACGGCAGTTACACCCCCCGCTCCACCTGTCAGTACCTCACCTGA
- a CDS encoding PPOX class F420-dependent oxidoreductase, which produces MNLDALRRSRYVSLTTYRKDGTGVDTPVWHAVDGGVLYIWTRSDSWKVKRLRGNSRVVVTACDARGRIAPGAATAEGTARLLEGEDAAQVNKFLARKYTWQFWLVAKPAALVRRGKRVHTGIVVSF; this is translated from the coding sequence ATGAATCTCGACGCGCTCCGCCGTAGCCGCTACGTCAGCCTCACCACGTACCGGAAGGACGGCACCGGGGTGGACACCCCGGTCTGGCACGCCGTGGACGGCGGTGTGCTGTACATCTGGACCCGCAGTGACTCCTGGAAGGTCAAGCGGCTCCGCGGCAACAGCCGCGTCGTCGTCACGGCGTGCGACGCGCGCGGGCGCATCGCGCCGGGCGCCGCGACCGCCGAGGGCACGGCCCGGCTGCTCGAAGGCGAGGACGCCGCCCAGGTCAACAAGTTCCTCGCCCGCAAATACACCTGGCAGTTCTGGCTCGTCGCGAAGCCGGCCGCGCTCGTACGCCGCGGTAAGCGCGTGCACACCGGAATCGTCGTGAGTTTCTGA
- a CDS encoding nitrilase-related carbon-nitrogen hydrolase gives MARVVRAALVQATWTGDTESMIAKHEEHAREAARQGAKVIGFQEVFNAPYFCQVQEPEHYRWAEAVPDGPTVTRMRALAQETGMVVVVPVFEVEQSGFYYNTAAVIDADGSYLGKYRKHHIPQVKGFWEKYYFKPGNAGWPVFDTAVGKVGVYICYDRHFPEGWRQLGLNGAELVYNPSATSRGLSSYLWQLEQPAAAVANEYFIAAINRVGQEEYGDNDFYGTSYFVDPRGQFVGETASDKAEELVVRDLDFGVIDEVRQQWAFYRDRRPDAYEGLVQP, from the coding sequence GTGGCCAGAGTCGTACGCGCCGCACTCGTCCAGGCGACCTGGACCGGGGACACCGAATCCATGATCGCCAAGCATGAGGAGCACGCCCGCGAGGCGGCCCGGCAAGGCGCCAAGGTCATCGGTTTCCAGGAGGTGTTCAACGCCCCCTACTTCTGCCAGGTGCAGGAGCCCGAGCACTACCGGTGGGCCGAGGCCGTCCCCGACGGACCGACCGTGACCCGGATGCGGGCCCTGGCGCAGGAGACCGGAATGGTCGTCGTCGTCCCGGTGTTCGAGGTCGAGCAGTCCGGGTTCTACTACAACACCGCGGCCGTCATCGACGCCGACGGCTCGTACCTCGGCAAGTACCGCAAGCACCACATCCCGCAGGTCAAGGGCTTCTGGGAGAAGTACTACTTCAAGCCCGGCAACGCGGGCTGGCCCGTCTTCGACACCGCGGTCGGCAAGGTCGGCGTATACATCTGCTACGACCGGCACTTCCCGGAGGGCTGGCGCCAACTCGGCCTGAACGGCGCCGAACTGGTCTACAACCCGTCGGCCACCTCGCGCGGTCTCTCCAGCTATCTGTGGCAGCTCGAACAGCCCGCCGCCGCCGTCGCCAACGAGTACTTCATCGCCGCGATCAACCGCGTCGGCCAGGAGGAGTACGGCGACAACGACTTCTACGGGACGTCGTACTTCGTCGACCCGCGCGGCCAGTTCGTCGGCGAGACCGCGAGCGACAAGGCCGAGGAACTGGTCGTCAGGGACCTGGACTTCGGGGTCATCGACGAGGTCCGCCAGCAGTGGGCCTTCTACCGGGACCGCCGCCCGGACGCGTACGAGGGGCTGGTGCAGCCGTGA
- the map gene encoding type I methionyl aminopeptidase: MVEIKTDASLDAMRAAGRIVAQALSAVRESAAVGVTLRELDITARAVLSEAGAGSPFLGYRPDWAPVPFPAVICASVNDTIVHGIPDDYALRDGDLVSIDCGASSGGWVGDSAISFTVGRARPADTRLVDTAFEALDAGIAAAVVGNRVGDIAHAIGRVCRTAGYGIPDGFGGHGVGRTMHEDPGVPNEGRPGRGVPLRHGMVIAIEPMLIAGGTDDHYTARDGWSIRTTDGSRAAHAEHTVAITDEGPRILTLL, translated from the coding sequence ATGGTAGAGATCAAAACGGACGCGTCCCTGGACGCCATGCGCGCCGCGGGCCGGATCGTCGCACAGGCGCTCAGCGCGGTACGGGAGTCGGCCGCCGTCGGCGTGACCCTGCGCGAGCTGGACATCACCGCCCGCGCGGTGCTGAGTGAGGCGGGCGCCGGCTCGCCCTTCCTCGGCTACCGCCCGGACTGGGCGCCGGTCCCCTTCCCCGCCGTCATCTGCGCGTCGGTCAACGACACGATCGTGCACGGCATCCCCGACGACTACGCGCTGCGGGACGGCGACCTCGTCAGCATCGACTGCGGGGCCTCCTCGGGCGGCTGGGTCGGCGACTCGGCGATCAGCTTCACCGTGGGCCGGGCCCGCCCCGCCGACACCCGGCTCGTCGACACCGCCTTCGAGGCGCTGGACGCGGGCATCGCGGCCGCCGTCGTCGGCAACCGCGTCGGTGACATCGCCCACGCGATCGGCCGCGTCTGCCGTACGGCCGGCTACGGCATCCCGGACGGCTTCGGCGGTCACGGCGTGGGCCGCACGATGCACGAGGACCCGGGAGTCCCCAACGAGGGCAGGCCCGGCAGGGGCGTGCCGCTGCGCCACGGCATGGTGATCGCGATCGAGCCGATGCTGATCGCCGGGGGCACCGACGACCACTACACGGCGCGCGACGGCTGGTCGATCCGTACGACGGACGGCAGCCGCGCGGCGCACGCCGAGCACACGGTGGCGATCACCGACGAGGGCCCGCGGATTCTGACCCTGCTGTAG